From the Paraflavitalea soli genome, the window TTATATTGGCCAGCAGGATACCATTGTTGCGCAAAGTATTTGTCACCTTTGAATCCGTATTGTAAGCAACCAGCGACCGGATATTGGGGTTCATCTGCCCCAACTCCGTATCATCGTTCGTAGCCCGTACACTGCCTACCTCTACCAGGCCAACATTGGACTGCGATAAAATAAGACCGGGATAAATATGCTTGCCTTTGCAGTCAATGACTTTCACATCGGCAATAGCAGCCGTAGGGCGAACGTCCACGATCTTGCCCTTGGAAAACAAGACCATGCCATTTTCGATCACTTGTCCGTTACCCACATGCACCGTAGCATTGGTGAGTGCAATAGTTTGTGCCTGCGCGGGAGCAGGATATACCGTTTCCTGTGCGGAAACACTGGTAACGATCCAGCTGCCCATTAATATCGTGAAGAATATTCTTTTCATAATTCAGTTCGTTTACAGGGATTATTTGTTTGCGTTAAGAACCTCAGCTTCCTCTTCTGTAATAGCCAGCAATCCATGACTGTGGTAGTGATCTGTACAGGTAAGGATCACTTCATAGCGGGGTCTTGGACGTCCAAAACCACCACCGGGAGCGCCACCACCTGCTCCAGGCGCACGTTTTGCAGCTGCCAGCTTTTGGATCAGCCTGGTTCTTTCTGCCTGTATTTGGGCACGCAGTTCCTTATCACGCTCACGATCAAAGAAGATAGTACCATCCACAATGGTTTTTTCGGCCACTGCATAAATGCTCAATGGGTTATTGCTCCACAGTACCAGGTCAGCATCCTTACCCACCTTAATACTTCCTACTTTATCATCCACATGCAGCATCTTAGCAGGGTTGAGCGTTACCATCTTCAACGCTTCCTCTTCCGTTACACCACCATACTTCACGATCTTACCAGCTTCCTGGTTCAGGCGGCGTGCCATTTCAGCATCATCCGAATTGATAGCCACATTCAGGCCTACCCTTTGCATGATCGCAGCATTGTAAGGAATGGCATCCACAACTTCCATCTTGTACTGCCACCAGTCGCTGAAAGTAGAAGCATTTACGCCATGTGCTTTCATCTTATCCGCTACTTTATAGCCTTCCAGGATATGCGTGAAAGTATTGATGGGGAAACCAAATTTCTCTGCTACCCGCATCGTGGATGTGATCTCACTTTGTACATAAGAGTGGCAGGTAATGAAGCGCTTCTTATTCATGATCTCTACCAAGGCATCCAGTTCCAGGTCACGGCGTACACCAGGCTTTTTGGCCTTCAGCGCACTCTCGTAATCTTTGGCGCGTTGGAAAGCATCCGTAAGCACCTGCTCTACACCCATCCGTGTATCGGGGAAACGGTTATTGTTTTGTGAGCTGCTGCGTTTTACGTTTTCACCCAGGGCGAATTTGATAAAAGGATCAGCCCCTTTGAACTTCAGTTCTTCATCATTAGCGCCCCAGCGCAGCTTGATCAGCTGTGTTTGTCCACCGATCGTATTGGCAGATCCGTGCAGGATATGAGAAGTAGTAACACCACCGCTCAACTGGCGGTAGATATTGATATCCTCGGGGTTGAGGTTGTCAGCAATGCGCACTTCAGAAGTTACACTCTGTGCACCTTCGTTAATAGAACCAGCCGCAATATGCGAGTGCTCATCAATTATACCAGGCGTTAAATGCTTGCCGGTGCCATCAATGACCTTAACGCCGGCAGCAGCAGACAGGTTCTTCCCGATCTTCGAGATCTTACCACCTGTTACCAGCACATCTGTACCTTCCAGCTTACCATCTTTCTCATTGGTCCATACCGTAGCATTCTTAATGAGGATCGTTTCCTGTTTAGGCACTTCTTCCGCACCATAGGCCAGGAAAGGGAACGTTACCTTGCCCAGTTGCAAAGGCTGCTTGGGTCTTGCACTGTCAGCTTTCGCAACCCCTGCTTTTTCAAAATTCGCTGTCCAGGTAAATTTATTACCGGCGCCATCACGACCTGCACCATTCCATACCCCACCACCGGCTACACCACTCATCACAGTCTCAGTAGCTCTTGGGCCACGACCTTCCGTAAAGCTCAGCTTCACCAGTTTTCCGTCGTAAGTATATTTACCAGTAAGCGTATCTTTTTCAATAAAAGAAGCTGTACCGCCGTCTTTCAGTTCAACCGCCCATGTTTTGGTACCGCTGGCCGTATTGGCTACCAGCTTATAAGTGCCCTTTACATCATACCAGCCATCTTCTTTCACAGCGTATTTATGTCCCTGTACCCAGTTTTGGTACACCACTGTTTTTTCCTGGAAGATAGGGCCTGAGGTGATCAGGAAATTGGCTAGTTTACCGGCGTCCAGGCTGCCTGCTTTATCAGCAATACCCAGCAAGCTGGCCGGTGTTTTGGTCAATGCTTCCAGTGCCTTTGTTTCTGTGAGGCCATATTCAATGGCTTTGCGCAGATTGGCCAGAAATTCGCCCACAGCGCTCAGATCGGAAGTGGTAAGACAAAAAGTGATCCCTGCTTTTTCAAAAGCGGCAGGATTGGAGGGCGCCAGTTCCCAATGCTTCATATCATCAAGACCTGTGAAACGTACATCGTTGGGATCATCCACATCCATGGCTGCAGGATAGTTCAGCGGCAGGATAAATGACGCTTTCGTATCCGTCATTTCTTTGATGCGCTGGTACTCATTACCACCGCCCTTGATGATGTATTGTACACCAAATTCATCGCCAATGCGATCGGCACGCAAAACATTCCATTTGTCATTGGCTTCAAATATCTGTGGCAGGCCCTGGTTGTCATTCCAGGCTTTGAGTGTAAGGTTCATTCCTTCTTTAGACGGGTTGGTCTTATACCAGGCCGCGTCAATATAGCTTTGGCGCAACAAAGCGATCACCCCCATCATTGAGCTGGGGTAGCTTTGTGTAGAAGCTCCTTTATTCAGTGAATAATGGGCAGAAGCTTTTTCTTTTACCATTACCAGGTTTTCCTTCTCATCGGCCAGGGTTACAATAACACCTGTACCCCGGGCAATGCCATCTTTCTGGTGCGTCAATACCGTACCAAAACCTATATCACGCAAGGTTTTGGCCTTTGCTTCATCAGCATTGAACAGCTTGGCAGCCTCCACATCAGCATGGATAGCCTGGTTCCAGCCAAAAGCCCCTTTCTGGTTCGATGTCAGCTGTGCAGGAGCACTGAAGTTAAAACCACCCAATTGACGGGTGGGTGCTGTAATACCATAATCCGAATAGGCATCAATAAAGGAAGGGTAAATAAACTTACCATTACAGTCCACCACTACCGCATCTTTGGGAGCAGCCAGGTTGGCGCCCACGGAAACGATCTTTCCATCCTTGATCACCAGCGTAGCGTTGGTAAGGGTGGTTTGAGCGTCTTTTACGATTGTTGCATTGGTAAAGGCATAATAGCCATTCTTGGGATCAGCCACCCCATTCACGGGAAAAGTGGTCTGGGCCAGTGCAGAAAATTTTAAAGCGAGTAACAGTCCCATCAGGGAAAGCGATCTCCCTGGCGGACGAAGCTTGAGTTTTCTCATATGCTGGTTGGTTTTTATTTGTACAGAAAAGGTCCAATTTAGACAAATGCACTAATTTAGACCACGTAAAAATTGCCTGACCGGCAAATAACCTCCATGAGACGTTTATAGCGACCGTTTCCTGCTCATGAATTATTAAAATTGCTTATTTCTGCTATGAATATCGCCCGCTATATCGACCATACACTGCTCAAACCCACTACCTCCTCAGATGAGGTAAAAAAACTATGTGAGGAGGCCGCCAGCTATGGCTTTGCTGCAGTATGCGTTCCTCCACCCTTCGTAAGACTGGCCAAAAAATATTTATCAGGCAGTAACGTTAAAGTGGCAACCGTCATTGGTTTCCCTTTTGGCTATTCCGTGGCAGCTGCCAAACAGGCAGAAGCCGAGCAGGCCATCGTAGATGGGGCCGACGAACTGGATGTGGTGATCAACCTGGTAGCTCTCAAAGCAGGCAATACCGGCTACCTCGAATCGGAGATACAACCCATCATCG encodes:
- a CDS encoding amidohydrolase family protein — encoded protein: MRKLKLRPPGRSLSLMGLLLALKFSALAQTTFPVNGVADPKNGYYAFTNATIVKDAQTTLTNATLVIKDGKIVSVGANLAAPKDAVVVDCNGKFIYPSFIDAYSDYGITAPTRQLGGFNFSAPAQLTSNQKGAFGWNQAIHADVEAAKLFNADEAKAKTLRDIGFGTVLTHQKDGIARGTGVIVTLADEKENLVMVKEKASAHYSLNKGASTQSYPSSMMGVIALLRQSYIDAAWYKTNPSKEGMNLTLKAWNDNQGLPQIFEANDKWNVLRADRIGDEFGVQYIIKGGGNEYQRIKEMTDTKASFILPLNYPAAMDVDDPNDVRFTGLDDMKHWELAPSNPAAFEKAGITFCLTTSDLSAVGEFLANLRKAIEYGLTETKALEALTKTPASLLGIADKAGSLDAGKLANFLITSGPIFQEKTVVYQNWVQGHKYAVKEDGWYDVKGTYKLVANTASGTKTWAVELKDGGTASFIEKDTLTGKYTYDGKLVKLSFTEGRGPRATETVMSGVAGGGVWNGAGRDGAGNKFTWTANFEKAGVAKADSARPKQPLQLGKVTFPFLAYGAEEVPKQETILIKNATVWTNEKDGKLEGTDVLVTGGKISKIGKNLSAAAGVKVIDGTGKHLTPGIIDEHSHIAAGSINEGAQSVTSEVRIADNLNPEDINIYRQLSGGVTTSHILHGSANTIGGQTQLIKLRWGANDEELKFKGADPFIKFALGENVKRSSSQNNNRFPDTRMGVEQVLTDAFQRAKDYESALKAKKPGVRRDLELDALVEIMNKKRFITCHSYVQSEITSTMRVAEKFGFPINTFTHILEGYKVADKMKAHGVNASTFSDWWQYKMEVVDAIPYNAAIMQRVGLNVAINSDDAEMARRLNQEAGKIVKYGGVTEEEALKMVTLNPAKMLHVDDKVGSIKVGKDADLVLWSNNPLSIYAVAEKTIVDGTIFFDRERDKELRAQIQAERTRLIQKLAAAKRAPGAGGGAPGGGFGRPRPRYEVILTCTDHYHSHGLLAITEEEAEVLNANK
- the deoC gene encoding deoxyribose-phosphate aldolase gives rise to the protein MNIARYIDHTLLKPTTSSDEVKKLCEEAASYGFAAVCVPPPFVRLAKKYLSGSNVKVATVIGFPFGYSVAAAKQAEAEQAIVDGADELDVVINLVALKAGNTGYLESEIQPIIDAAHQAQRLVKVIIESGILLAEEIIQCCTLYADAGVDFVKTSTGYAEKGASVEAVQLMRKHLPSTVQIKASGGIRTYAFAKELIDAGATRLGCSASVAIVTGEKESSTGGY